In a genomic window of Telopea speciosissima isolate NSW1024214 ecotype Mountain lineage chromosome 5, Tspe_v1, whole genome shotgun sequence:
- the LOC122662275 gene encoding phosphatidate phosphatase PAH2-like isoform X2, with protein MYAVERLSSYISRGVYTVAGPFHPFGGAVDIIVVQQPDGSFKSSPWYVKFGKFQGVLKTKEQVVSIIVNGVEAEFHMYLNHKGEAYFLEELDGEEGDSVLSPPSSCDEMEEQSQSENGRIKKSKIDDFDANQPSTAAPTDEGKAKVVTKMRSRRSGILGLVFGQNSIKEDGNRSEGSIVRAERSASLELAEIAADLLELKWSTNLPTIVPRMGNASKFSVPVDEADKDLQANNEQSPGSPSLRDSISNNSDFSTANGETDLCNNNGSGFNNRENPDDVISPTEILLTTQEQGMEISTLEMFDMDSRCEVISEVSTIINKSWAGNAVSEERAEGSVSKTNPDLVEIELGQSTHSGIEQSSDGLSTILSTGILLEETGNQNSNSYTYIETADVSTVGMNCSFQQSTETLEFYSGGCEEVEPHSQVLYQPTELIPEVTPHQDSRVLTIKENITDTGIVGDGDSSKFLNTRTVHENELTSDDSIAESLVSRNLHVATSNSVETETLEVNHQDTVTEGLSQNDNLETEQVKVLENESQVADLSCSRITENSKLLVSLNEEVGVNEILDLLEEAVSQSMGTSSDVSSSILVQCKENIGLDDKTKEHSPSLDFVCDTQKPLLNSVPVKESIPPPESLEEDQLLFGDIDGLDPIGVQLKESVSQESIKIEYHPSLTLDGIEDVHETVDINHDSSSSRGKLADIYPASNFEGLIEESGTQSSPIRIPKPHKVSGENGLRLLESLPIIRSHIDSLEKSDAHHPLSHSLDLNSGNLRLGLLVQDVSSSLKADADSEHSLAHKHPRILDTQATAELERASTSSNVGEPERALARSGGSWRLWPFQFGKSRTMNSVRLTLDGPKDSNASDCAGDFIKDKNAPKTKVTKKKVRIIIPTSEQLASLNLKEGQNMIAFTFSTTMVGRQQVDARIYLWKWNTRIVVSDVDGTITKSDVLGQFMPLVGKDWSQTGVAHLFSAIKENGYQLLFLSARAISQAYLTRQFLVNLKQDGKALPDGPVVISPDGLFPSLFREVIRRAPHEFKIACLENIRALFPPDCNPFYAGFGNRYTDEISYLKVGIPKGKIFTINPKGQIAVNHWVDTKSYTSLHTLVNGMFPAKSSAEQEDFNSWNYWKMPLPKINV; from the exons ATGTACGCGGTGGAGAGGCTGAGTAGTTACATCAGCCGCGGTGTTTATACGGTTGCTGGCCCTTTTCACCCTTTCGGAGGAGCTGTTGATATAATTGTTGTCCAACAACCTGATGGAAGCTTCAAATCATCGCCTTGGTATGTCAAATTTGGAAAGTTTCAAGGGGTATTGAAGACGAAGGAGCAGGTGGTTAGTATTATTGTTAATGGAGTCGAAGCCGAGTTTCATATGTACTTGAATCATAAAGGAGAAGCTTACTTCCTCGAGGAGTTGGACGGTGAAGAAGGGGACTCTGTTTTGTCTCCTCCATCTTCCTGTGATGAGATGGAGGAGCAGTCCCAGTCtgagaatggaaggattaaAAAGTCTAaaattgatgattttgatgCTAATCAGCCAAGCACGGCCGCTCCAACTGATGAAGGGAAGGCAAAGGTTGTGACAAAGATGAGATCTCGTCGGTCTGGCATTTTGGGGCTGGTTTTCGGACAGAATTCTATAAAGGAAGACGGTAATAGGAGCGAAGGCAGCATCGTTCGTGCCGAACGGTCGGCTTCACTGGAACTTGCAGAGATTGCAGCTGACCTTTTGGAGCTGAAATGGTCTACCAATCTTCCAACTATTGTGCCTAGGATGGGCAATGCTTCTAAGTTCTCTGTGCCAGTTGATGAGGCTGATAAGGATTTGCAGGCTAATAACGAACAAAGCCCGGGCAGCCCGTCGCTTCGTGATAGCATTAGCaataattctgatttttctacTGCAAATGGTGAAACTGATCTCTGCAACAATAATGGGTCTGGTTTTAATAATCGAGAGAATCCTGATGATGTGATTAGTCCAACGGAGATACTTTTGACAACCCAGGAACAGGGCATGGAGATTTCCACATTAGAGATGTTTGATATGGACAGCCGGTGTGAGGTAATCTCTGAGGTATCAACAATTATCAACAAATCTTGGGCGGGGAATGCTGTTTCTGAGGAAAGGGCTGAAGGTTCAGTCTCCAAGACTAATCCAGATTTGGTCGAGATTGAACTGGGGCAGAGTACACACTCTGGTATAGAGCAGTCTTCTGATGGACTATCTACTATTTTAAGCACTGGTATTCTTCTGGAGGAAACTGGAAATCAAAACTCTAATTCCTACACATACATTGAAACGGCAGACGTCTCAACTGTTGGGATGAATTGCTCCTTTCAACAATCGACTGAAACTCTGGAATTTTATTCTGGCGGATGTGAGGAAGTAGAGCCTCATTCTCAAGTTTTATATCAGCCTACTGAGCTTATACCTGAGGTAACCCCACATCAAGATTCTAGAGTACTcacaatcaaagaaaatattacTGATACAGGAATTGTAGGAGATGGAGATTCCTCTAAGTTTCTTAACACTCGAACTGTTCATGAAAATGAGTTAACCTCAGATGACTCAATTGCAGAGTCCCTTGTATCACGCAATTTGCATGTGGCTACGTCTAATTCTGTTGAAACTGAGACATTAGAAGTTAATCACCAAGATACTGTAACTGAGGGCCTTTCTCAGAATGATAATTTGGAGACAGAACAagtcaaggttttggagaatgAATCCCAAGTAGCAGATCTTTCTTGTTCTCGTATAACTGAAAATTCAAAGTTGCTAGTTTCACTTAATGAAGAGGTTGGTGTCAATGAAATCCTTGATTTGCTTGAAGAAGCAGTGTCGCAAAGTATGGGCACCTCTTCTGATGTGAGCAGTTCAATTCTAGTCCAGTGTAAGGAAAATATTGGTTTAGATGATAAGACAAAAGAGCACTCTCCATCATTAGATTTTGTTTGTGATACTCAAAAACCACTTTTAAACTCTGTCCCTGTGAAGGAAAGCATTCCACCACCAGAAAGTTTGGAAGAAGATCAGCTTCTATTTGGTGACATTGATGGCCTTGATCCCATCGGTGTCCAACTTAAGGAATCAGTTTCTCAGGAATCCATAAAGATTGAATATCATCCATCTCTTACGTTGGATGGCATTGAAGATGTGCATGAAACAGTCGATATAAATCATGATTCATCTTCGTCTCGAGGCAAGCTTGCTGACATATACCCTGCTAGTAATTTTGAAGGTTTGATTGAGGAATCAGGGACTCAATCAAGTCCAATTAGAATTCCAAAACCTCATAAGGTTTCTGGAGAAAATGGTTTGCGGTTGCTGGAATCTTTACCCATTATACGGTCCCACATTGATAGTCTAGAAAAATCTGATGCTCATCACCCTCTAAGCCATTCTCTAGATTTAAATTCTGGGAATTTGAGGTTAGGGCTTCTTGTGCAAGATGTCTCGTCCTCTTTAAAGGCAGATGCAGACTCTGAACATAGCTTAGCACACAAGCATCCCAGAATATTGGATACTCAGGCCACTGCGGAACTCGAACGTGCATCAACCAGCAGTAACGTTG GGGAACCAGAAAGAGCGCTTGCTCGATCTGGTGGAAGCTGGAGACTCTGGCCTTTCCAGTTCGGAAAATCAAGAACCATGAACTCTGTGCGGCTGACTCTGGATGGCCCTAAAGATTCTAATGCTTCAGATTGTGCTGGTGATTTTATCAAGGataaaaatgcacccaaaaCAAAGGTCACTAAAAAGAAGGTTAGAATAATCATTCCGACATCTGAACAGCTGGCATCCTTGAATCTGAAGGAAGGACAGAACATGATAGCCTTCACATTTTCAACTACAATGGTGGGGAGGCAGCAG GTGGATGCTAGAATTTATTTGTGGAAATGGAACACTCGTATAGTTGTCTCCGATGTTGATGGCACAATTACGAA ATCAGATGTTCTTGGACAGTTCATGCCTTTGGTTGGGAAAGATTGGTCACAGACAGGTGTTGCACATCTATTCTCAGCGATTAAG GAAAATGGCTATCAGTTGCTTTTCCTTAGTGCTCGTGCAATTTCTCAGGCGTATCTCACAAGGCAGTTCCTGGTCAACCTTAAGCAG GATGGGAAAGCTCTACCTGATGGGCCAGTTGTAATTTCCCCTGATGGACTCTTTCCTTCCCTCTTCCGAGAGG TAATTAGAAGAGCTCCTCATGAATTTAAGATTGCATGCTTGGAG
- the LOC122662275 gene encoding phosphatidate phosphatase PAH2-like isoform X6, producing the protein MYAVERLSSYISRGVYTVAGPFHPFGGAVDIIVVQQPDGSFKSSPWYVKFGKFQGVLKTKEQVVSIIVNGVEAEFHMYLNHKGEAYFLEELDGEEGDSVLSPPSSCDEMEEQSQSENGRIKKSKIDDFDANQPSTAAPTDEGKAKVVTKMRSRRSGILGLVFGQNSIKEDGNRSEGSIVRAERSASLELAEIAADLLELKWSTNLPTIVPRMGNASKFSVPVDEADKDLQANNEQSPGSPSLRDSISNNSDFSTANGETDLCNNNGSGFNNRENPDDVISPTEILLTTQEQGMEISTLEMFDMDSRCEVISEVSTIINKSWAGNAVSEERAEGSVSKTNPDLVEIELGQSTHSGIEQSSDGLSTILSTGILLEETGNQNSNSYTYIETADVSTVGMNCSFQQSTETLEFYSGGCEEVEPHSQVLYQPTELIPEVTPHQDSRVLTIKENITDTGIVGDGDSSKFLNTRTVHENELTSDDSIAESLVSRNLHVATSNSVETETLEVNHQDTVTEGLSQNDNLETEQVKVLENESQVADLSCSRITENSKLLVSLNEEVGVNEILDLLEEAVSQSMGTSSDVSSSILVQCKENIGLDDKTKEHSPSLDFVCDTQKPLLNSVPVKESIPPPESLEEDQLLFGDIDGLDPIGVQLKESVSQESIKIEYHPSLTLDGIEDVHETVDINHDSSSSRGKLADIYPASNFEGLIEESGTQSSPIRIPKPHKVSGENGLRLLESLPIIRSHIDSLEKSDAHHPLSHSLDLNSGNLRLGLLVQDVSSSLKADADSEHSLAHKHPRILDTQATAELERASTSSNVGEPERALARSGGSWRLWPFQFGKSRTMNSVRLTLDGPKDSNASDCAGDFIKDKNAPKTKVTKKKVRIIIPTSEQLASLNLKEGQNMIAFTFSTTMVGRQQVDARIYLWKWNTRIVVSDVDGTITNADQMFLDSSCLWLGKIGHRQVLHIYSQRLRKMAISCFSLVLVQFLRRISQGSSWSTLSRMGKLYLMGQL; encoded by the exons ATGTACGCGGTGGAGAGGCTGAGTAGTTACATCAGCCGCGGTGTTTATACGGTTGCTGGCCCTTTTCACCCTTTCGGAGGAGCTGTTGATATAATTGTTGTCCAACAACCTGATGGAAGCTTCAAATCATCGCCTTGGTATGTCAAATTTGGAAAGTTTCAAGGGGTATTGAAGACGAAGGAGCAGGTGGTTAGTATTATTGTTAATGGAGTCGAAGCCGAGTTTCATATGTACTTGAATCATAAAGGAGAAGCTTACTTCCTCGAGGAGTTGGACGGTGAAGAAGGGGACTCTGTTTTGTCTCCTCCATCTTCCTGTGATGAGATGGAGGAGCAGTCCCAGTCtgagaatggaaggattaaAAAGTCTAaaattgatgattttgatgCTAATCAGCCAAGCACGGCCGCTCCAACTGATGAAGGGAAGGCAAAGGTTGTGACAAAGATGAGATCTCGTCGGTCTGGCATTTTGGGGCTGGTTTTCGGACAGAATTCTATAAAGGAAGACGGTAATAGGAGCGAAGGCAGCATCGTTCGTGCCGAACGGTCGGCTTCACTGGAACTTGCAGAGATTGCAGCTGACCTTTTGGAGCTGAAATGGTCTACCAATCTTCCAACTATTGTGCCTAGGATGGGCAATGCTTCTAAGTTCTCTGTGCCAGTTGATGAGGCTGATAAGGATTTGCAGGCTAATAACGAACAAAGCCCGGGCAGCCCGTCGCTTCGTGATAGCATTAGCaataattctgatttttctacTGCAAATGGTGAAACTGATCTCTGCAACAATAATGGGTCTGGTTTTAATAATCGAGAGAATCCTGATGATGTGATTAGTCCAACGGAGATACTTTTGACAACCCAGGAACAGGGCATGGAGATTTCCACATTAGAGATGTTTGATATGGACAGCCGGTGTGAGGTAATCTCTGAGGTATCAACAATTATCAACAAATCTTGGGCGGGGAATGCTGTTTCTGAGGAAAGGGCTGAAGGTTCAGTCTCCAAGACTAATCCAGATTTGGTCGAGATTGAACTGGGGCAGAGTACACACTCTGGTATAGAGCAGTCTTCTGATGGACTATCTACTATTTTAAGCACTGGTATTCTTCTGGAGGAAACTGGAAATCAAAACTCTAATTCCTACACATACATTGAAACGGCAGACGTCTCAACTGTTGGGATGAATTGCTCCTTTCAACAATCGACTGAAACTCTGGAATTTTATTCTGGCGGATGTGAGGAAGTAGAGCCTCATTCTCAAGTTTTATATCAGCCTACTGAGCTTATACCTGAGGTAACCCCACATCAAGATTCTAGAGTACTcacaatcaaagaaaatattacTGATACAGGAATTGTAGGAGATGGAGATTCCTCTAAGTTTCTTAACACTCGAACTGTTCATGAAAATGAGTTAACCTCAGATGACTCAATTGCAGAGTCCCTTGTATCACGCAATTTGCATGTGGCTACGTCTAATTCTGTTGAAACTGAGACATTAGAAGTTAATCACCAAGATACTGTAACTGAGGGCCTTTCTCAGAATGATAATTTGGAGACAGAACAagtcaaggttttggagaatgAATCCCAAGTAGCAGATCTTTCTTGTTCTCGTATAACTGAAAATTCAAAGTTGCTAGTTTCACTTAATGAAGAGGTTGGTGTCAATGAAATCCTTGATTTGCTTGAAGAAGCAGTGTCGCAAAGTATGGGCACCTCTTCTGATGTGAGCAGTTCAATTCTAGTCCAGTGTAAGGAAAATATTGGTTTAGATGATAAGACAAAAGAGCACTCTCCATCATTAGATTTTGTTTGTGATACTCAAAAACCACTTTTAAACTCTGTCCCTGTGAAGGAAAGCATTCCACCACCAGAAAGTTTGGAAGAAGATCAGCTTCTATTTGGTGACATTGATGGCCTTGATCCCATCGGTGTCCAACTTAAGGAATCAGTTTCTCAGGAATCCATAAAGATTGAATATCATCCATCTCTTACGTTGGATGGCATTGAAGATGTGCATGAAACAGTCGATATAAATCATGATTCATCTTCGTCTCGAGGCAAGCTTGCTGACATATACCCTGCTAGTAATTTTGAAGGTTTGATTGAGGAATCAGGGACTCAATCAAGTCCAATTAGAATTCCAAAACCTCATAAGGTTTCTGGAGAAAATGGTTTGCGGTTGCTGGAATCTTTACCCATTATACGGTCCCACATTGATAGTCTAGAAAAATCTGATGCTCATCACCCTCTAAGCCATTCTCTAGATTTAAATTCTGGGAATTTGAGGTTAGGGCTTCTTGTGCAAGATGTCTCGTCCTCTTTAAAGGCAGATGCAGACTCTGAACATAGCTTAGCACACAAGCATCCCAGAATATTGGATACTCAGGCCACTGCGGAACTCGAACGTGCATCAACCAGCAGTAACGTTG GGGAACCAGAAAGAGCGCTTGCTCGATCTGGTGGAAGCTGGAGACTCTGGCCTTTCCAGTTCGGAAAATCAAGAACCATGAACTCTGTGCGGCTGACTCTGGATGGCCCTAAAGATTCTAATGCTTCAGATTGTGCTGGTGATTTTATCAAGGataaaaatgcacccaaaaCAAAGGTCACTAAAAAGAAGGTTAGAATAATCATTCCGACATCTGAACAGCTGGCATCCTTGAATCTGAAGGAAGGACAGAACATGATAGCCTTCACATTTTCAACTACAATGGTGGGGAGGCAGCAG GTGGATGCTAGAATTTATTTGTGGAAATGGAACACTCGTATAGTTGTCTCCGATGTTGATGGCACAATTACGAA TGCAGATCAGATGTTCTTGGACAGTTCATGCCTTTGGTTGGGAAAGATTGGTCACAGACAGGTGTTGCACATCTATTCTCAGCGATTAAG GAAAATGGCTATCAGTTGCTTTTCCTTAGTGCTCGTGCAATTTCTCAGGCGTATCTCACAAGGCAGTTCCTGGTCAACCTTAAGCAG GATGGGAAAGCTCTACCTGATGGGCCAGTTGTAA
- the LOC122662275 gene encoding phosphatidate phosphatase PAH2-like isoform X5, with protein MYAVERLSSYISRGVYTVAGPFHPFGGAVDIIVVQQPDGSFKSSPWYVKFGKFQGVLKTKEQVVSIIVNGVEAEFHMYLNHKGEAYFLEELDGEEGDSVLSPPSSCDEMEEQSQSENGRIKKSKIDDFDANQPSTAAPTDEGKAKVVTKMRSRRSGILGLVFGQNSIKEDGNRSEGSIVRAERSASLELAEIAADLLELKWSTNLPTIVPRMGNASKFSVPVDEADKDLQANNEQSPGSPSLRDSISNNSDFSTANGETDLCNNNGSGFNNRENPDDVISPTEILLTTQEQGMEISTLEMFDMDSRCEVISEVSTIINKSWAGNAVSEERAEGSVSKTNPDLVEIELGQSTHSGIEQSSDGLSTILSTGILLEETGNQNSNSYTYIETADVSTVGMNCSFQQSTETLEFYSGGCEEVEPHSQVLYQPTELIPEVTPHQDSRVLTIKENITDTGIVGDGDSSKFLNTRTVHENELTSDDSIAESLVSRNLHVATSNSVETETLEVNHQDTVTEGLSQNDNLETEQVKVLENESQVADLSCSRITENSKLLVSLNEEVGVNEILDLLEEAVSQSMGTSSDVSSSILVQCKENIGLDDKTKEHSPSLDFVCDTQKPLLNSVPVKESIPPPESLEEDQLLFGDIDGLDPIGVQLKESVSQESIKIEYHPSLTLDGIEDVHETVDINHDSSSSRGKLADIYPASNFEGLIEESGTQSSPIRIPKPHKVSGENGLRLLESLPIIRSHIDSLEKSDAHHPLSHSLDLNSGNLRLGLLVQDVSSSLKADADSEHSLAHKHPRILDTQATAELERASTSSNVGEPERALARSGGSWRLWPFQFGKSRTMNSVRLTLDGPKDSNASDCAGDFIKDKNAPKTKVTKKKVRIIIPTSEQLASLNLKEGQNMIAFTFSTTMVGRQQVDARIYLWKWNTRIVVSDVDGTITKSDVLGQFMPLVGKDWSQTGVAHLFSAIKENGYQLLFLSARAISQAYLTRQFLVNLKQHHCLLAFAGWESST; from the exons ATGTACGCGGTGGAGAGGCTGAGTAGTTACATCAGCCGCGGTGTTTATACGGTTGCTGGCCCTTTTCACCCTTTCGGAGGAGCTGTTGATATAATTGTTGTCCAACAACCTGATGGAAGCTTCAAATCATCGCCTTGGTATGTCAAATTTGGAAAGTTTCAAGGGGTATTGAAGACGAAGGAGCAGGTGGTTAGTATTATTGTTAATGGAGTCGAAGCCGAGTTTCATATGTACTTGAATCATAAAGGAGAAGCTTACTTCCTCGAGGAGTTGGACGGTGAAGAAGGGGACTCTGTTTTGTCTCCTCCATCTTCCTGTGATGAGATGGAGGAGCAGTCCCAGTCtgagaatggaaggattaaAAAGTCTAaaattgatgattttgatgCTAATCAGCCAAGCACGGCCGCTCCAACTGATGAAGGGAAGGCAAAGGTTGTGACAAAGATGAGATCTCGTCGGTCTGGCATTTTGGGGCTGGTTTTCGGACAGAATTCTATAAAGGAAGACGGTAATAGGAGCGAAGGCAGCATCGTTCGTGCCGAACGGTCGGCTTCACTGGAACTTGCAGAGATTGCAGCTGACCTTTTGGAGCTGAAATGGTCTACCAATCTTCCAACTATTGTGCCTAGGATGGGCAATGCTTCTAAGTTCTCTGTGCCAGTTGATGAGGCTGATAAGGATTTGCAGGCTAATAACGAACAAAGCCCGGGCAGCCCGTCGCTTCGTGATAGCATTAGCaataattctgatttttctacTGCAAATGGTGAAACTGATCTCTGCAACAATAATGGGTCTGGTTTTAATAATCGAGAGAATCCTGATGATGTGATTAGTCCAACGGAGATACTTTTGACAACCCAGGAACAGGGCATGGAGATTTCCACATTAGAGATGTTTGATATGGACAGCCGGTGTGAGGTAATCTCTGAGGTATCAACAATTATCAACAAATCTTGGGCGGGGAATGCTGTTTCTGAGGAAAGGGCTGAAGGTTCAGTCTCCAAGACTAATCCAGATTTGGTCGAGATTGAACTGGGGCAGAGTACACACTCTGGTATAGAGCAGTCTTCTGATGGACTATCTACTATTTTAAGCACTGGTATTCTTCTGGAGGAAACTGGAAATCAAAACTCTAATTCCTACACATACATTGAAACGGCAGACGTCTCAACTGTTGGGATGAATTGCTCCTTTCAACAATCGACTGAAACTCTGGAATTTTATTCTGGCGGATGTGAGGAAGTAGAGCCTCATTCTCAAGTTTTATATCAGCCTACTGAGCTTATACCTGAGGTAACCCCACATCAAGATTCTAGAGTACTcacaatcaaagaaaatattacTGATACAGGAATTGTAGGAGATGGAGATTCCTCTAAGTTTCTTAACACTCGAACTGTTCATGAAAATGAGTTAACCTCAGATGACTCAATTGCAGAGTCCCTTGTATCACGCAATTTGCATGTGGCTACGTCTAATTCTGTTGAAACTGAGACATTAGAAGTTAATCACCAAGATACTGTAACTGAGGGCCTTTCTCAGAATGATAATTTGGAGACAGAACAagtcaaggttttggagaatgAATCCCAAGTAGCAGATCTTTCTTGTTCTCGTATAACTGAAAATTCAAAGTTGCTAGTTTCACTTAATGAAGAGGTTGGTGTCAATGAAATCCTTGATTTGCTTGAAGAAGCAGTGTCGCAAAGTATGGGCACCTCTTCTGATGTGAGCAGTTCAATTCTAGTCCAGTGTAAGGAAAATATTGGTTTAGATGATAAGACAAAAGAGCACTCTCCATCATTAGATTTTGTTTGTGATACTCAAAAACCACTTTTAAACTCTGTCCCTGTGAAGGAAAGCATTCCACCACCAGAAAGTTTGGAAGAAGATCAGCTTCTATTTGGTGACATTGATGGCCTTGATCCCATCGGTGTCCAACTTAAGGAATCAGTTTCTCAGGAATCCATAAAGATTGAATATCATCCATCTCTTACGTTGGATGGCATTGAAGATGTGCATGAAACAGTCGATATAAATCATGATTCATCTTCGTCTCGAGGCAAGCTTGCTGACATATACCCTGCTAGTAATTTTGAAGGTTTGATTGAGGAATCAGGGACTCAATCAAGTCCAATTAGAATTCCAAAACCTCATAAGGTTTCTGGAGAAAATGGTTTGCGGTTGCTGGAATCTTTACCCATTATACGGTCCCACATTGATAGTCTAGAAAAATCTGATGCTCATCACCCTCTAAGCCATTCTCTAGATTTAAATTCTGGGAATTTGAGGTTAGGGCTTCTTGTGCAAGATGTCTCGTCCTCTTTAAAGGCAGATGCAGACTCTGAACATAGCTTAGCACACAAGCATCCCAGAATATTGGATACTCAGGCCACTGCGGAACTCGAACGTGCATCAACCAGCAGTAACGTTG GGGAACCAGAAAGAGCGCTTGCTCGATCTGGTGGAAGCTGGAGACTCTGGCCTTTCCAGTTCGGAAAATCAAGAACCATGAACTCTGTGCGGCTGACTCTGGATGGCCCTAAAGATTCTAATGCTTCAGATTGTGCTGGTGATTTTATCAAGGataaaaatgcacccaaaaCAAAGGTCACTAAAAAGAAGGTTAGAATAATCATTCCGACATCTGAACAGCTGGCATCCTTGAATCTGAAGGAAGGACAGAACATGATAGCCTTCACATTTTCAACTACAATGGTGGGGAGGCAGCAG GTGGATGCTAGAATTTATTTGTGGAAATGGAACACTCGTATAGTTGTCTCCGATGTTGATGGCACAATTACGAA ATCAGATGTTCTTGGACAGTTCATGCCTTTGGTTGGGAAAGATTGGTCACAGACAGGTGTTGCACATCTATTCTCAGCGATTAAG GAAAATGGCTATCAGTTGCTTTTCCTTAGTGCTCGTGCAATTTCTCAGGCGTATCTCACAAGGCAGTTCCTGGTCAACCTTAAGCAG CATCACTGTCTTCTTGCATTTGCAGGATGGGAAAGCTCTACCTGA